From Pseudothermotoga thermarum DSM 5069, a single genomic window includes:
- the rplT gene encoding 50S ribosomal protein L20: MRIKRAVHAKKKRKKYLKAAKGYRGALSRRYRLAKQHYFRAKMYAYIGRKLKKRNFRRIWITRINFAARQNGIKYSQLIHGLRLANVNINRKMLAELAVNDPAAFAEYVRIAKESLQKAAAVK; the protein is encoded by the coding sequence ATGCGAATCAAAAGAGCTGTTCACGCAAAGAAGAAAAGAAAGAAATATTTAAAAGCAGCCAAAGGTTACAGAGGAGCTCTCAGCAGAAGATATAGACTGGCAAAACAGCATTACTTTAGGGCAAAGATGTATGCTTACATTGGAAGAAAGCTTAAAAAGAGAAACTTTAGAAGGATTTGGATAACAAGGATAAACTTTGCCGCAAGGCAAAATGGGATCAAATACAGTCAGTTGATTCACGGTTTAAGGCTTGCGAATGTGAACATCAACAGAAAAATGCTGGCTGAGCTTGCCGTCAACGATCCGGCAGCTTTCGCAGAGTATGTAAGGATAGCCAAAGAAAGCCTACAAAAAGCAGCTGCTGTGAAATGA
- a CDS encoding ABC transporter substrate-binding protein: MKKLISAVLMLIISVLVLGTVRVGITQIVDHPALNAVYDGIIKALEDAGFKVGVDVIIDRQNAQGSIQNAVAIARKFADEKVDYVVAISTPCAQAAVQVITDRPVVFSAVTDPVGAGLIKQLGKNDSNVVGISDMAPVATHLKLIKMIFPNAKKVGVIYNPGEANSVTLTNIAKSVAPSLGLTIIDIPGTSAAEMVTALTSIGPSVDVLYIGTDNTAAAGIQAIGSAALRLKKPIVAADIDIARGGGVIGFGFDYFTIGVETGKLLVQLIKGAKPQDLESGVLGPESLLLYINLDVAKQLGVEIPKDLIDRANILVQGGREVKR, translated from the coding sequence ATGAAAAAGTTAATTTCCGCCGTGTTAATGTTGATCATCTCGGTATTGGTACTTGGAACAGTTCGTGTTGGGATAACTCAGATCGTCGATCATCCTGCCTTGAACGCCGTTTACGATGGGATCATCAAAGCGTTGGAGGATGCTGGTTTCAAAGTTGGAGTAGATGTTATCATCGACAGGCAGAATGCGCAAGGAAGTATTCAAAACGCTGTAGCAATAGCAAGAAAGTTTGCCGATGAAAAAGTAGATTACGTCGTTGCGATTTCAACACCTTGTGCCCAAGCAGCTGTTCAAGTTATTACAGATCGACCCGTTGTGTTTTCAGCAGTCACCGATCCGGTTGGCGCCGGCTTGATCAAGCAACTTGGCAAAAACGACTCAAACGTTGTTGGAATTTCGGATATGGCACCAGTTGCAACACACTTAAAATTAATCAAGATGATCTTTCCGAATGCCAAAAAGGTTGGGGTAATTTACAATCCCGGTGAAGCAAATTCAGTAACACTTACAAACATTGCAAAAAGTGTTGCACCTTCACTTGGTCTGACGATAATTGATATTCCTGGTACCAGTGCCGCCGAAATGGTAACAGCTTTGACCAGCATAGGTCCAAGTGTTGATGTTTTGTACATTGGAACAGATAACACCGCTGCTGCTGGAATACAAGCCATTGGTTCTGCTGCTTTGAGGTTGAAAAAACCGATAGTTGCCGCGGATATCGACATAGCACGAGGTGGAGGTGTAATTGGGTTTGGGTTTGACTATTTCACAATTGGGGTTGAAACTGGAAAGCTTTTGGTTCAACTCATCAAAGGTGCAAAACCTCAAGATCTTGAATCTGGTGTTCTTGGTCCTGAATCTTTGCTTCTTTACATCAACCTTGATGTTGCAAAGCAGCTGGGTGTTGAAATACCAAAGGATCTAATCGACAGAGCAAACATATTGGTTCAAGGTGGGCGTGAGGTGAAAAGATGA
- a CDS encoding ABC transporter permease, whose protein sequence is MIPILEQGLLLALAAMGVYISFRLVDLPDLTPDGSYVLGGAVAVVLLHSGHGWGLSVLAAALAAGAAGVVVAFLTTRFKINSLLASILVMTALYSLSIRVMNAPNLPVPKFDTGKIFAYEQLTGGTPLDDLLGNFQVSFEGTGLKAVRIPFNNRADGKDLALIALIVAVSAIALWIFLKTEFGMMLRGYGKNRFAVKVLGVNPDLYAYVGLILANVFVGISGALFSMYSGFADVNMGIGTVVVCLASVILGEIIFGKRQPMYGVLFPIVGAVLYQFLLSLAMKYGYKIGFKPSDMKLVTAIFVVSVIAARRFKKSEVMV, encoded by the coding sequence ATGATACCCATTCTTGAACAAGGTCTTTTACTTGCTTTGGCCGCCATGGGTGTTTACATATCTTTTCGCCTTGTGGATCTTCCAGATCTTACTCCGGACGGCTCCTACGTTCTTGGAGGAGCCGTCGCGGTAGTTCTTCTTCACTCCGGCCATGGGTGGGGTTTATCGGTGCTTGCGGCTGCACTTGCCGCCGGTGCAGCCGGTGTAGTTGTCGCCTTCTTGACGACCAGGTTCAAGATCAATTCTCTTTTGGCTTCCATACTGGTTATGACTGCTCTTTACTCGTTGAGTATCCGTGTTATGAATGCCCCAAACCTTCCCGTACCAAAGTTTGACACCGGAAAGATTTTTGCTTATGAACAACTTACAGGCGGAACACCTTTGGATGATCTTCTTGGAAATTTTCAGGTTAGTTTTGAAGGAACGGGTTTAAAAGCCGTCAGAATACCTTTCAACAACCGAGCAGACGGAAAAGATTTGGCTTTGATAGCTCTCATCGTTGCAGTAAGTGCAATTGCTCTTTGGATTTTTCTGAAAACCGAATTTGGAATGATGCTTCGAGGCTATGGTAAAAACAGATTTGCAGTTAAAGTCCTTGGCGTAAATCCAGATTTGTATGCTTATGTTGGACTAATTTTGGCGAATGTTTTCGTGGGAATATCTGGGGCTTTGTTTTCGATGTACAGCGGTTTTGCGGATGTCAACATGGGTATAGGCACAGTGGTTGTCTGTCTTGCTTCGGTCATACTTGGAGAGATAATTTTTGGAAAGCGTCAACCCATGTATGGTGTATTGTTTCCCATTGTGGGAGCAGTGTTGTATCAATTTTTGCTTTCTTTGGCGATGAAGTATGGATACAAGATAGGTTTTAAACCAAGCGATATGAAGTTGGTCACAGCAATCTTTGTTGTTTCTGTGATAGCCGCAAGGAGGTTCAAAAAAAGCGAGGTGATGGTATGA
- a CDS encoding ABC transporter ATP-binding protein, producing the protein MIELENVTVIYNKGTLDEKVALRNVSLKVEPGEFVVIVGANGAGKSTLLKLIVGGVKPTEGRCKVFGQDVKSEKIFKCASIVCQDPDMGVFPNLSIEENLILASKKGLRGLSFGRIDKKILELLISTKMGLEQDLKRKASKLSGGQKQALAVVMAVASNPKLLLLDEHTAALDPKSTETVMELTERINRDFGTTILMITHDMSIAEQYGNTIVVLENGKIVARIDKRREKVAASQLKAMIGSMRISFAS; encoded by the coding sequence ATGATCGAACTTGAAAATGTCACAGTGATATACAACAAAGGAACTTTGGATGAAAAGGTTGCTTTGAGAAACGTCAGTTTAAAGGTAGAACCAGGAGAATTTGTCGTCATAGTTGGTGCAAATGGTGCTGGAAAATCCACTTTGCTTAAGCTCATCGTAGGAGGTGTGAAACCAACAGAAGGTCGGTGCAAAGTTTTTGGACAGGATGTAAAATCAGAGAAGATATTCAAATGCGCAAGTATAGTTTGTCAGGATCCAGACATGGGAGTTTTTCCAAATCTTTCGATAGAAGAAAATCTGATATTGGCTAGCAAGAAAGGCCTAAGAGGGTTGAGCTTTGGAAGGATAGACAAAAAGATTTTAGAGCTTCTCATCTCCACAAAAATGGGTTTGGAACAAGATTTGAAAAGAAAAGCATCCAAGCTTTCTGGTGGTCAAAAACAAGCCTTAGCAGTTGTAATGGCAGTGGCGTCCAATCCAAAATTACTTTTGCTGGACGAACACACCGCTGCTTTGGATCCAAAAAGTACCGAAACGGTCATGGAATTGACCGAGAGGATAAACAGGGATTTCGGTACCACGATTTTGATGATAACTCACGATATGAGTATAGCGGAACAATATGGTAACACAATCGTTGTCTTGGAAAATGGTAAAATTGTGGCTAGAATTGATAAGCGTAGAGAAAAAGTTGCTGCTTCTCAGCTGAAAGCAATGATAGGATCGATGCGGATTTCTTTTGCATCTTAG
- the lysA gene encoding diaminopimelate decarboxylase, translating to MEKEVLKQAAEKFGTPIYVYSLPKILSQIELVKSTLEGVNYSLAFAMKANFNQDLLKLFHSLGLMIDCVSIGEYLRARKVGFSPSKIIVNGNCKKREELKLYVDEGIFSINLDSYEELIRLEALANKPVNVCIRVNPDVDAKTDPHIATGLKEHQFGVDYDTAARMIERISKNGNIKLIGLHCHIGSQIVEVEPYEEALNSLKDFVRQMNLNIQVLNIGGGWGIDYGDGKSLNLKDYKKRIVPLLKDFNVKIVLELGRFIVGPAGYLVARVEYVKKTNSKIFVIVDTGMTHLIRPALYGAKHRIIPLYDTLDREETVADVVGPACESSDVIRKTITLPLPREGDLIAIGETGAYGYAMASDYNLIPKPLEIIWDGKMLFRSS from the coding sequence GTGGAAAAAGAAGTTTTAAAACAAGCGGCTGAAAAATTTGGTACACCGATATACGTTTACAGTTTACCGAAAATCCTTTCCCAAATCGAACTTGTCAAGAGTACTTTGGAAGGTGTTAACTATTCTTTAGCCTTTGCGATGAAAGCCAATTTTAACCAAGACCTTTTAAAGTTGTTTCACAGTTTGGGGTTGATGATAGATTGCGTTTCTATAGGGGAATACTTGCGTGCTAGAAAAGTGGGATTTTCACCTAGCAAGATAATAGTAAACGGAAACTGCAAAAAGAGAGAGGAACTTAAACTTTACGTAGATGAAGGTATTTTTTCCATAAACCTCGATTCTTATGAAGAATTGATCAGGTTAGAAGCGCTTGCAAATAAACCTGTGAACGTTTGCATAAGGGTTAATCCAGACGTTGATGCCAAAACCGATCCACACATTGCAACAGGTTTGAAAGAGCACCAATTTGGCGTGGATTACGATACAGCGGCAAGGATGATTGAAAGAATTTCAAAAAATGGCAACATCAAACTCATTGGACTTCATTGTCACATAGGTTCTCAAATAGTAGAAGTGGAACCTTATGAAGAAGCGTTGAATTCGTTGAAGGATTTTGTAAGGCAAATGAATTTGAATATACAAGTGTTGAACATAGGTGGTGGCTGGGGTATTGACTACGGTGATGGAAAATCGTTGAACTTGAAGGATTACAAAAAAAGAATAGTTCCACTTCTAAAGGATTTTAATGTTAAAATCGTTTTAGAACTTGGACGTTTCATAGTTGGTCCGGCAGGGTATTTGGTGGCAAGGGTTGAATACGTGAAAAAAACCAACAGTAAAATCTTTGTCATTGTTGATACCGGTATGACTCACTTAATAAGACCAGCGCTTTACGGTGCCAAGCATAGGATCATTCCACTGTACGATACCTTAGATCGAGAAGAAACTGTTGCCGATGTGGTTGGTCCTGCTTGTGAAAGTTCCGATGTTATAAGAAAAACCATAACCCTTCCCTTGCCAAGGGAAGGGGACCTTATAGCAATAGGCGAAACAGGAGCTTACGGTTATGCGATGGCTTCTGATTACAATCTAATTCCAAAGCCACTTGAGATTATATGGGATGGAAAAATGCTCTTTAGATCTTCTTGA
- a CDS encoding YbjQ family protein produces the protein MILATTDNLPGYEIVEVLGLVMGNTVHSKHIGKDIAAAFKTLAGGEIKSYTEMLTEARNIAIQRMIKEAEKLGADAVVGIRLGSASVMSSAAEVIAYGTAVKIKKI, from the coding sequence ATGATACTGGCGACAACTGATAATTTGCCTGGATACGAGATAGTTGAAGTACTTGGGTTAGTTATGGGAAACACTGTACATTCAAAACACATCGGTAAAGACATCGCGGCTGCTTTTAAAACATTGGCAGGTGGCGAGATAAAATCTTACACGGAAATGCTAACAGAAGCACGCAACATCGCAATTCAAAGAATGATAAAAGAAGCAGAAAAACTAGGTGCGGATGCCGTCGTGGGAATAAGACTTGGCAGTGCAAGTGTGATGAGCAGTGCAGCCGAAGTTATAGCTTACGGTACCGCTGTAAAGATCAAGAAGATCTAA
- a CDS encoding ABC transporter permease subunit, producing the protein MIKKEFYDMKFRSLFIFFLVVALFFLIAPFQKLAVSMLEQYTNEQVLPEFVRKLLPKEFVEKLNDWSFFIYSQWFGKNLGQIVPIIAVIMAFPLFSREYENGTIEFLLARSSREKVFFLKTFLALLILIVETIIFSILPAAYSFFAEKSFAYNYIPAFTVHVVVGSTFWFSIALLLSAVSSDQVKPLLGSFAILAGTTVLGLLRPLRYLNVYSYILGSKIFQTGKADIKYTVVLSAISIATILVSYWVFKKKEI; encoded by the coding sequence ATGATCAAGAAAGAATTTTATGACATGAAATTTCGATCCTTGTTCATCTTCTTCTTGGTAGTTGCCTTGTTCTTTCTAATTGCACCGTTTCAAAAGCTTGCAGTTTCAATGCTCGAACAATATACCAATGAACAGGTTCTACCGGAATTCGTGAGGAAATTACTGCCAAAAGAATTCGTCGAAAAATTGAACGATTGGAGCTTTTTCATCTACTCACAGTGGTTTGGGAAAAATTTGGGTCAGATCGTACCAATAATAGCCGTCATAATGGCTTTCCCACTTTTTTCGAGAGAATATGAAAATGGCACCATAGAGTTTTTACTTGCACGAAGTAGTAGAGAAAAAGTCTTCTTTTTGAAAACTTTTCTTGCGTTGTTGATTTTGATTGTTGAAACCATCATTTTCTCAATTTTACCGGCTGCTTACTCTTTCTTTGCTGAAAAATCTTTCGCTTACAACTACATACCAGCTTTTACAGTTCATGTTGTCGTTGGTTCAACTTTTTGGTTTTCTATCGCGTTACTTTTGTCGGCTGTATCCTCTGATCAAGTTAAACCTTTGCTTGGCTCTTTCGCAATACTGGCTGGTACAACGGTTTTGGGACTTTTAAGACCTCTTCGATATTTGAACGTCTATTCGTATATTTTAGGAAGCAAAATATTTCAAACAGGAAAAGCCGATATCAAATACACAGTAGTTTTGTCGGCAATAAGTATAGCAACTATATTGGTAAGTTATTGGGTATTCAAGAAAAAAGAAATTTAA
- a CDS encoding ATP-binding cassette domain-containing protein: MILVVEDLQKSYKQNKAVNGVSLKLDRGQILALVGPNGAGKTTTIKCILGFRKPDSGKIKLEGTFAYLPETKELYRHLTVEKMVQITSALTKNFSPQKAFALLEEFQVPLKEKIANLSHGTLTQTYLSLILAQDVDVYFLDEPTWGLDPLMRNKILDKIRQLAYENKAVFLHKPYTFRSRNGG; this comes from the coding sequence ATGATCCTGGTGGTTGAAGATCTTCAAAAATCATACAAACAAAACAAGGCAGTCAATGGGGTTTCTTTAAAGCTTGATAGAGGACAAATACTCGCTTTAGTTGGCCCAAACGGAGCTGGGAAAACTACAACGATTAAATGCATCCTTGGTTTTAGAAAACCCGATTCTGGAAAAATCAAACTTGAAGGAACTTTTGCCTATCTACCTGAAACAAAAGAGTTGTATCGACATTTAACGGTTGAAAAAATGGTTCAAATAACTTCAGCTTTAACGAAAAATTTCTCACCTCAAAAAGCCTTCGCTTTGCTTGAAGAATTTCAAGTTCCTTTGAAAGAAAAAATTGCAAACCTTTCTCATGGTACCTTGACGCAAACATACCTTTCGCTGATATTGGCTCAAGATGTCGATGTGTACTTTTTGGATGAGCCAACATGGGGATTGGATCCACTGATGCGCAACAAAATTTTGGATAAAATCCGTCAACTTGCTTACGAAAATAAGGCTGTTTTTTTACACAAGCCATATACTTTCAGAAGTCGAAATGGTGGCTGA
- a CDS encoding GntR family transcriptional regulator codes for MWFSVDFSSHVPVYKQIKEKIKALISVGILKKGDFVPSIRSLAEDLGVNLNTVARAYRELVLEGVLQPVRGEGYVVAELDRETFVAKMLDEFKRVVDECKKAGIDQNVLLDVIKEVFGRDEK; via the coding sequence GTGTGGTTTTCGGTTGATTTCTCTTCGCACGTACCTGTTTATAAACAAATAAAAGAGAAAATAAAAGCCCTCATATCTGTTGGAATTTTGAAGAAGGGTGATTTTGTCCCATCGATAAGATCCCTCGCGGAGGATTTAGGAGTGAATTTGAACACGGTTGCCAGAGCTTACAGAGAATTGGTTTTGGAGGGGGTACTTCAACCTGTCAGAGGAGAAGGATACGTTGTGGCAGAGTTGGATAGAGAAACTTTTGTTGCAAAAATGCTGGACGAGTTTAAACGCGTCGTCGATGAATGTAAAAAGGCAGGTATAGACCAAAACGTTTTGCTCGACGTGATAAAAGAAGTTTTTGGGAGGGATGAAAAATGA
- a CDS encoding TldD/PmbA family protein: protein MQEKLQKLLQFLVSRGSRYADARYEEHVEQELLVENGVLKSTTYVTHSGVGIRVLYGNGWGFAATDEKGETALEKTALKALEIAQSSDRRAKKPVLLAPEPVHKATFRSPAAIDPFQISDKEKIDLLKQVTLKAKQVEGVVRATGSMRFKKIRKLFVSTEGSIIEQEITISGAGIAAQAVGEGGFQTRSYPASFGGDHSTRGWEFVLDMNLIENAERIAQEAVQLVSAPTIEPGEYDIVISGNQLALQIHESCGHPSELDRVMGSELSFAGGSFLTPDKLNNFKYGSEHINITADATIPGGLGSFGFDDEGVEAQRTYIVKEGIFVGYLMDRQTATELGLRSNGAARADSWSHLPIIRMTNINLLPGKYTLEELISGIDYGFLLDTNKSWSIDDLRLNFQFATEIAYEIKSGRLTGRIFKNPVYYDITPMFWNKCDGVANEKYWRVWGVPNCGKGQPMQVMHVGHGASYARFRRVKVGVKG, encoded by the coding sequence GTGCAAGAAAAGCTCCAAAAGCTTTTGCAGTTCCTTGTAAGTCGTGGTAGCAGGTACGCCGATGCCAGATATGAAGAACACGTTGAGCAGGAGTTATTGGTTGAAAACGGTGTCCTTAAATCTACAACTTATGTGACTCATTCGGGAGTAGGGATTAGGGTTCTTTACGGAAACGGTTGGGGATTTGCAGCCACCGATGAAAAAGGTGAAACTGCCTTGGAAAAAACTGCACTCAAAGCTCTTGAAATAGCTCAAAGTTCCGATAGGAGAGCTAAAAAGCCCGTTCTTCTTGCGCCCGAGCCGGTTCACAAGGCAACTTTTAGATCGCCTGCTGCAATTGATCCATTCCAGATATCGGACAAAGAAAAAATAGATTTGCTCAAACAAGTCACCTTAAAAGCCAAACAAGTTGAAGGAGTTGTGCGTGCAACTGGTTCAATGCGATTCAAAAAGATTAGAAAGCTTTTTGTAAGCACCGAAGGGTCGATTATAGAACAAGAGATAACTATATCCGGTGCAGGAATAGCTGCACAGGCAGTTGGTGAAGGGGGATTTCAAACAAGGTCCTATCCTGCGAGCTTTGGAGGGGATCATTCTACCCGAGGATGGGAATTTGTTTTGGACATGAATTTAATTGAAAACGCCGAAAGAATTGCGCAAGAAGCTGTTCAACTGGTCAGCGCTCCAACGATTGAACCAGGGGAGTACGACATTGTAATCAGTGGAAATCAACTGGCTCTTCAGATACACGAATCCTGTGGACATCCTTCTGAACTCGATCGTGTGATGGGTTCGGAATTGAGCTTTGCAGGTGGAAGCTTTTTAACTCCCGATAAACTGAACAACTTTAAGTATGGAAGCGAGCACATAAACATAACAGCCGATGCAACTATTCCTGGAGGACTGGGAAGTTTTGGATTTGACGACGAAGGCGTTGAAGCACAACGAACTTACATAGTCAAGGAAGGAATTTTCGTTGGATACCTTATGGACAGACAAACGGCTACAGAACTTGGGTTGAGGTCAAACGGCGCAGCACGTGCAGACAGCTGGTCGCATTTACCAATAATAAGGATGACGAATATAAATCTTCTGCCAGGAAAGTATACGTTGGAAGAGTTGATATCCGGCATTGACTACGGCTTTTTGCTGGATACCAACAAAAGTTGGTCAATCGATGATCTTAGGTTGAACTTTCAATTTGCAACCGAGATAGCTTACGAAATAAAATCCGGTCGTTTGACCGGCAGGATTTTCAAAAACCCAGTTTATTACGATATAACACCGATGTTTTGGAACAAATGTGATGGTGTGGCAAATGAGAAATATTGGAGAGTTTGGGGGGTTCCAAATTGCGGAAAAGGGCAACCAATGCAGGTGATGCATGTCGGGCACGGTGCTTCTTACGCAAGGTTCAGAAGGGTGAAGGTAGGTGTTAAGGGATGA
- a CDS encoding TldD/PmbA family protein yields MRGENYYRNIFRILYENFVGLNYLAVVSESESALTRFANSQIHQNVSEKKSTLTMLVTKDNKVVCSTTNDLTINGLKALKARLEAMLENATPLDYQFKLPDLTVAYPVENVDESVKNASAETRAGIFDKILSACGNDVQAFGYIEDEITEICVVSSNGMFLYQAGSKVSFNFVPLKDSASGYVSSCAKGYKDLNLEEKIKRAVEFARMSVNPVEIDPGTYTVILGPEAVADLFTYFVYACTNGYMHELGMSSSVKFLGQKIGPDELNVFDDPYHPDQIPLSFDMCGKKRERIPIIENGVFKNVLYPYGAALRFGKKPTGHTISLENMDYAMAPNLVVAAGSQPLEEMLASTESGIFVNTFHYMNVVDPHEAIFTGMTRHGTFLIEKGKLTKPIKNMRFNIKFFDFAKNLIAISKETETVAGSYFPIVAPYMKVANFNFTSKTA; encoded by the coding sequence ATGAGAGGAGAAAATTACTACAGAAATATTTTTAGGATACTTTACGAGAACTTCGTTGGCTTAAACTATCTAGCCGTTGTGAGTGAATCAGAATCCGCTTTGACAAGGTTTGCAAACAGTCAGATTCACCAGAATGTTTCAGAAAAGAAAAGCACCTTGACGATGCTTGTCACAAAAGACAACAAGGTCGTTTGTTCGACTACAAACGATTTGACGATAAACGGGTTGAAAGCCTTGAAAGCCAGGCTTGAAGCCATGTTGGAAAACGCAACTCCGCTTGATTATCAGTTTAAGTTACCGGATTTGACGGTTGCTTATCCAGTTGAAAACGTTGACGAATCAGTTAAAAACGCTTCGGCTGAAACTAGGGCTGGTATTTTCGACAAAATACTCTCGGCGTGTGGTAACGATGTTCAAGCTTTTGGATACATTGAAGATGAAATAACTGAAATCTGTGTGGTTTCATCCAACGGTATGTTTTTGTACCAGGCGGGATCAAAAGTGAGTTTCAACTTTGTTCCTTTGAAAGATTCCGCAAGTGGTTACGTTTCTTCCTGTGCAAAAGGTTATAAAGATTTAAATCTTGAGGAGAAAATAAAAAGAGCGGTTGAATTTGCTAGGATGTCGGTTAACCCCGTTGAGATCGATCCAGGGACGTACACTGTGATTCTTGGTCCAGAAGCGGTTGCAGATTTGTTCACATACTTTGTATACGCTTGCACAAACGGGTATATGCACGAACTTGGAATGAGTTCTTCGGTTAAGTTCCTTGGACAGAAGATAGGACCAGATGAACTCAACGTTTTTGACGATCCTTATCATCCTGATCAAATACCGCTTTCATTCGATATGTGTGGCAAAAAGAGAGAAAGGATACCGATAATAGAAAACGGAGTCTTCAAAAACGTCCTTTATCCTTACGGAGCAGCTTTGAGATTTGGTAAAAAACCAACGGGTCATACCATTTCTTTGGAAAACATGGACTATGCAATGGCACCAAATTTGGTCGTGGCTGCGGGAAGTCAGCCGCTTGAAGAAATGTTGGCGAGCACCGAGAGTGGAATTTTTGTGAACACTTTTCATTATATGAACGTTGTGGATCCACACGAAGCTATTTTCACTGGTATGACAAGGCATGGTACGTTCTTGATAGAAAAAGGCAAATTGACCAAGCCCATCAAGAACATGAGGTTCAACATAAAGTTTTTCGATTTTGCCAAAAATTTGATAGCCATATCCAAGGAAACCGAAACGGTCGCGGGAAGCTATTTCCCAATCGTTGCACCGTATATGAAGGTGGCCAACTTCAATTTTACTTCAAAAACGGCTTAG
- the tilS gene encoding tRNA lysidine(34) synthetase TilS → MPLDELELRVLNFVQDHLLIPPGSKVLVALSGGMDSVCLLSVLLNIRQKIGFEIAAAHLNHMIRPTAARDEEFVKQLCKEFNVELYVEKFDVLAFCKQEKVGIEEGARIVRYQFLEKVRKKSSSDLIALAHNLNDLVETMVHRVVRGTGLTGLVCMKSKDGAKIRPLLYTTREEIESYVHRKSLPYVEDETNYDLTYTRNYIRHKVIPLLKQMNPNLENTLKQLHFSSILLEKHVTRILENAKVVKLTDRMVFSIEGCDEFEIVEILKYCAESFGVCLAFRQIEDFLKSIGKTSFSLRVADDLWLKKGFEFVSVEKTKEIVSFLELSEFGVYNFNGWIFKLSDKVESKQWIELEKGKSFIRTRRPGDKIGKVKLKDLMIDSKIPEFLRNEYPIVCSNDKIIWIPYVYKSEEQKGCGIFLNLIFDPYECILKMENRERRKRFERR, encoded by the coding sequence TTGCCTCTCGATGAACTTGAACTTCGTGTCCTTAACTTTGTTCAAGATCACTTACTCATTCCCCCTGGATCCAAAGTTTTGGTGGCTCTTTCTGGTGGGATGGATTCCGTTTGTCTTCTCAGCGTTCTTTTGAACATAAGACAAAAAATTGGTTTTGAAATTGCTGCAGCACATTTGAATCACATGATAAGACCAACAGCTGCGCGCGATGAAGAATTCGTAAAGCAGCTTTGCAAAGAATTCAACGTGGAGCTTTACGTTGAAAAGTTCGATGTTCTTGCTTTTTGTAAACAAGAAAAAGTTGGGATAGAGGAAGGTGCACGCATCGTCAGATACCAATTTTTGGAAAAGGTTAGAAAAAAGTCTTCTTCAGATTTGATAGCACTCGCTCACAACTTAAACGATCTTGTTGAAACCATGGTTCATCGTGTAGTCAGAGGGACAGGGTTAACAGGTCTTGTGTGCATGAAATCAAAGGATGGAGCAAAGATAAGACCACTTTTGTACACAACAAGGGAGGAGATAGAAAGTTATGTTCATAGAAAAAGTTTACCGTACGTTGAGGATGAAACCAACTACGATCTCACGTATACCAGAAATTACATAAGACACAAAGTGATCCCGCTGTTAAAGCAGATGAATCCAAATTTAGAAAACACTCTGAAACAGCTGCATTTTTCATCGATTCTTCTTGAAAAACACGTAACACGAATTTTAGAAAATGCAAAAGTAGTGAAATTAACGGATCGTATGGTTTTTTCCATCGAAGGGTGTGATGAATTTGAAATCGTTGAGATTTTGAAATATTGTGCAGAAAGCTTTGGAGTTTGTTTGGCTTTTAGACAAATTGAAGATTTTTTAAAGTCGATTGGAAAAACATCTTTTTCATTGCGCGTTGCGGACGATCTTTGGCTCAAGAAGGGATTTGAATTTGTAAGCGTTGAGAAAACTAAAGAAATCGTTTCATTTTTGGAGCTCAGCGAGTTTGGTGTCTACAATTTCAATGGTTGGATTTTCAAACTGAGTGACAAGGTTGAATCGAAGCAATGGATAGAACTTGAAAAAGGCAAAAGTTTTATTAGAACGCGCAGACCAGGCGATAAGATAGGGAAAGTTAAATTGAAGGATTTGATGATTGATTCAAAAATTCCTGAATTTTTGAGGAACGAGTATCCCATCGTCTGTTCAAATGATAAAATAATATGGATACCTTATGTCTACAAAAGTGAGGAACAAAAAGGTTGTGGAATATTCCTAAATCTGATTTTCGATCCATATGAGTGTATACTAAAGATGGAAAATCGTGAAAGGAGGAAAAGGTTTGAACGGCGGTAG